The bacterium genome contains the following window.
CGATGGCTCGGTCGTCTGTCCCTCGAACGCCAACGGCATCGTGGGCGTGAAACCGACGGTCGGGCGCGTCAGCCGGGCCGGAATCGTGCCGATCTCGGAGAGTCAAGATACCGCCGGGCCGATGGCACGCACGGTGCGCGACGCGGCGCTGCTGCTCAACGCGATGGCGAGCGTGGATTCGAGGGATCCGGCGACGGCCGCCGCGGGTGGTCCGGTGGACTTCAGCGCGGTTCTCGACGAGGGTGCGCTGAACGGCGCGCGCATCGGCGTCTGGCGGGATCGCTTCGGCTTTCACGAGAAGGTGGATGCGATTCTCGAGGAGTCTCTGACGGCACTCCGCGAAGGAGGAGCCGAGCTGATCGATCCGATCGAGATGCCTTCGGTGGGTGAGGTCGGAGACTATGAGTACGACGTTCTGCTTTATGAGTTCAAGGACTGCCTGGCCAAGTATCTGGCCGGGCGGGGGAATGATACCGCTGTGCGCTCACTGGCCGATGTGATCGAGTTCAACCTGGCGAATCGCGACCGGGAGATGCCGTACTTCGAGCAGGAAGTGTTCGACAAGGCCGAGGCGAAGGGACCGCTGACCGATGCCGCCTACCTGGAAGCGCGCACGAAATGCCACGAGCTGACCCGGAAAGAGGGCATCGACCGAGTGGTCTCGAAGCACCGGCTGGACGCCATCATCGGCCCGACCGGCGGCCCGGCCTGGGTCACCGATCTGGTCAACGGAGATCATTTCGGTGGCGGCAGCTCGCTGGCGGCCGCGGTCTCCGGCTATCCGGCGGTCACGGTGCCCGCGGGGTTCGTGCACGGCTTGCCGGTGGGGCTGACATTCTTCGGACCGGCGTGGTCCGAGGCGGCTCTGTTGGCGCTCGCCTATGCCTTCGAGCAGGCCACGCGCGTGCGCAGGC
Protein-coding sequences here:
- a CDS encoding amidase; this encodes MLDRRDLLKLSAIGGAAALVPGCMPPKAEESAISGGVGSGGDAGERRETIGGVRTFELEEWTVDQLQEAMGEGRLAAQDIVQTYLDRIEEIDHSGPELRSVLALNPDALRIAGELDSERSAGYLRGPLHGIPVLLKDNIDTADGMATTAGSLALAGTIALEDSTVAKNLRDAGAVILGKANLSEWANFRSERSSSGWSGVGGQTKNPYALDRNPCGSSSGSGVAVSANLAALAIGTETDGSVVCPSNANGIVGVKPTVGRVSRAGIVPISESQDTAGPMARTVRDAALLLNAMASVDSRDPATAAAGGPVDFSAVLDEGALNGARIGVWRDRFGFHEKVDAILEESLTALREGGAELIDPIEMPSVGEVGDYEYDVLLYEFKDCLAKYLAGRGNDTAVRSLADVIEFNLANRDREMPYFEQEVFDKAEAKGPLTDAAYLEARTKCHELTRKEGIDRVVSKHRLDAIIGPTGGPAWVTDLVNGDHFGGGSSLAAAVSGYPAVTVPAGFVHGLPVGLTFFGPAWSEAALLALAYAFEQATRVRRPPRLLPTAKL